Part of the Methanococcus maripaludis genome is shown below.
TAAACGACAGGCTCGATGTAGCGCAAGTTGTAAATGCAGATGGAATCCACGTTGGAATAGATGACATGCCCGTTTCAAAAATTAAAGAAATTGCACCTAATTTAATAATTGGTGCTTCTGCATATAATATGGAAGAAATGAAAACCGCAGAATCAGAAGGTGCTGATTATCTGGGAGTTGGTGCGGTTTATTCCACAAATACCAAACTTGATGCGAGAAATCTTGGAATTGATGGACTTAAAAGTATTTCAAAACTTTCTAAATTACCAATTGTTGCAATTGGGGGCATTAACCATTCTAACGTTCAAAATGTCCTAGAATGCGGTGTTTCAGGGGTTGCAGTTGTTTCTGCAATTGTTGGTGCAGAAAATATCTTAAAATCTGCTGAAAACATGAACGAACTAATTAAAAAATATATAAAATAGCTTTTTTTATTTTTTTGAATTGATTTGAAAATCATAATTTACATAATTAAGACGTTTTCTGAACTATTTTGGAATATTTTGACGATTTTAGTAAGGATAGTGTTAAATATATTTCAATGCCATTAATAATTAGAACTAAATCTGCTGAAATTCAGAAAATTTTAAACGTGAAAGCTATGACTGTAGAAATTATCGTTGATAAAGAAAAATGCACTGGTTGCGGTAAATGTTACAATAAGTGTCCTAAAGGCCCTAGAATTTATAAACAAGACCAAGACGGAAAATACTATGCATTTGATGTTTCAGATTGTCACAACTGTAAAATCTGCGTTGCAGCATGTCCTGTTGGTGCAATTCAGGTTAATTTAAAAAAACGCATTATTGAAAAACAAATTAATAAGTTAAAAGAAAAATTCCACTAGTTTTACAGTTTTTTCGTGGATCCAAAAATACATATAGCAATGTTTCAAAACACTTCTGCTAATACTTATTTTTTAATTACTTTTGAACCCCCAATTTAAAAATTAGATTTAAAAAATTTACAAATTTACACCATAATTTTTACGGTGATATTATCCAATCATCCCCTTTAGAAAACTTAAAAAATCCAGAATATCCATTTGGGTTGAAAAATGATGGCGAAATACTAGATTTATTCGAACCTGCTGTCAAAAAATGGTGGGTAAATAAATTTGAAGCCTATAAATCAATTAATAATGGATATTTTACCCCACCTCAAAGGCTCGCAATTCCAAAAATTCATTTTGGAAGAAATACTTTAATTTGTAGCCCTACGGGAAGTGGAAAAACACTTAGCAGCTTTATTGCAATTATAAACGAACTTTTTAGAATTGAAAAAGAAGAAGGGCTACAAAACAGTATATACTGCCTCTACATCAGCCCGCTAAAAAGTCTTGCAAACGACATTCACGTAAATTTAGACGAACCATTATCTGAAGTAAAAGAAATTTTAAAAGAAGAAGGTAGCGAAATTACAGGAATTAGACATGCGATAAGGCATGGCGATACTTCAAATTATGAAAAATCAAAAATGCTAAAAAATACGCCGCATATTTTAAATACAACTCCGGAAACTCTTGCAATTATATTAAATTCCCCAAAATTTAAGGAAAAATTAAAAACTGTTCGATGGGTAATTATCGATGAAATCCACGCGCTTGCAGATAACAAAAGAGGAGTTCATTTAAGTATCAGCCTTGAACGACTTCGTGAGCTTACTAATCAGGAATTTTTAAGAATCGGGTGCAGTGCAACTGTTGAACCTTTAGAAATGGTTGCAGAATACCTTGGAGGGTATTATGACGATGGGTACAACAGACCCGTTGAAATAGTCGATACAAGGTTTGTTAGGGGATACGATTTAAAATTGCTGTGTCCTGTTGAGGATTTAATAAATAGAACTCCAAAAGAAATTTCTGAAAAGCTCTACGAAAAACTTGATAGGTTAATTCAAACTCATGAAAATACGCTCATATTTACAAATACGAGGGGTGGCGCTGAAAGAGTATTATATAATCTTAGAAAGCGTTATCCTGGAAAATACGATGAAACAAACAGCGGATGCCACCACGGAAGTTTATCAAAAGAAAAAAGGCACGAACTCGAAGAAAAATTAAAAACAGGAAGCCTTAAATTTGCCACAACTAGCAGCAGCCTTGAACTTGGAATCGATATGCCATATATCGACCTTGTAGTTCAGATTGGAAGTCCAAAAAGTGTTAAAACTATGCTTCAAAGAATTGGTAGGGCAGGCCACGGAATTGGAAAGGTTGCCAAAGGTAGAATCATTGCACTTGACAGGGACGAACTTTTAGAGTGCGCTGTAATGCTTAAAAAAGCAATGGATGGTTTTATCGATAAAGTGCACATTCCAAAAGGTCCACTTGATGTTTTGATACAGCATATCTATGGAATTGCGATAAACGGATATATCGAGCTTGAAAGAGTAAAAAATATCATTAGAAGAAGTTATAACTACCACGAAATTACCGATGAAGAGTTTGATATTCTTTTAAACTACCTGACTGCATCTTATGCTGGAATGGACGAAAAAAGGATATATTCAAAAATATGGTACGATCCAGACACAAAAATGATTGGAAAAACTGGAAAAACTGCAAGAGCAATTTATTACATGAATATAGGCACAATTCCTGACGATTTCAGCTGTGACGTATATTTGAGGGGAACTACAGTCTGGGTTGGAAAACTCGATGAACAGTATTTGGACAGGCTTGAAAAGGGCGATGTATTTACACTTGGTGGAGAACACCTTAAATTTCAGTATAGGCGTGGAAGCAAGGTTTATGTCGATAAAACAAGTGAAAGGCCAAATATTCCTAGCTGGTACTCTGAAAGACTGCCTTTAAGCTACGACCTTGGTAGAAATATCCTTCTTTTTAAAAAGGAAGCTGTTTCAAAATATAATGCAGGTAGACTCCTTGATCTTTTAAGTGAATACCCACTTGATTCAAATGCTACAAAAAGTCTTTACGGGCTTTTTAACCAGCAGATATTATACAAAGGAAACGATAGCGTCAGTACATTAAATAAAATGGTTGTAGAAGGCCATATTTTTGATAAAAAAATGCATTACTACTTCCACAGTAATTACGGAAGGAAATTTAACGACGGATTCAGCAGAGCTGTGGCTTATGCCCTGAGTAAACAGTACAAACTTGGAGTTTTGGTAAGTATTTCCGATAACGGATTTTCACTTGAATTTGCGAAAAACCAAAGAATTGATATTGAAAGTGTGGTAAAATCATTAACTCCTGAAAATATAAAAGATATCTTAAAACAGGCTCTTGATGGAACAAACCTGTTAAAAAGGATGTTTAGGATAAATGCGACAAGAAGTCTCATGATTTTGAGAAATTACATTGGACATAAAAAATCTGCGAAAAAACAGCAAGTAAGTGCAGATTTGCTAATAAATTACGCAAAAAGCCTCGATAGATTTGCACCCCTTGAGGAAACACTGCGAGAAATAATTGAAGATTCACTTGAACTTGATAATATTCGTGAAGTTTTGGGCGAAATTAGGAGCGGAAAATTAAAAATTAATATAATTGATGTTCCAATACCTACCCCGATGAGCTTTGGAATTGCAACACTTAATGCAAGCGATTCAGTTCTTGCTGAAAATAAAAACCAGCTTTTGAAAGATTTCCACCAAATGGTAATCAAAATGATTGAATACGAAAAGGGAATTTCGCTTGAGGACTAATTATGAACATTAATGGACATGAAATCCAGTTTAAAGATAATGCAGTGTTTTTAGAAGAAACTAAAACTTTAATAATTGCAGATGTCCACGTTGGAATGGAAGAATTTATTCGGCGAACCGGTGTTTTATTCCCACTAAATGAAAAAAAAGAACTTCTAAAACGAATTAAAAATTTGATAATTGAATTTAAACCTGAAAAACTTGTATTTTTAGGGGATTTTCTCCACCACTTTCAAAAAGTACCCTACAAAGTCTATGAAACAGTTCGAGAATTAAATTCCCTTTTAAAAAATCATGAAATAATCGTAATTCGCGGAAATCACGATATAATGCTCGAATATATACTTAAGGAAAATACTAATTTTAAAATTTTAGATTACTTATTTGAAGATAAAATTTTAATGGTTCACGGCGATAAAAAATTTGACGTTGATTTTAAATTTAATCTCTTAATCATGGGACATGAACATCCTGTTTTAGAAATAAATAAACAGAGGTTTCCAAGCTATCTTGAAATCGTTCAGAATGACTTTGAGATACTTGTAGCTCCTGCATTTTCAAACATTGCATCAGGGGTTAAAATAAACGAACTTGAAAGCAACTTCATGTCACCCTACTTGAAAAAAGTTAAAAAAGAAGAGATATTCCCAATAGTTATTGGAGAAGAAGTTTTAAAATTTCCCGATCTCTCAATACTTGAAAAATTCCTGTAAAATCTGATTTTTTAATTTTTAAATTTATTGTTAATTATTCCACTTTTAGTTTTATAAAAACGTTAACACAAAAAATGATGCTAAAAAGCAGTAATATCCAAAAATTTTAAGTTTTCCACCAATTACCATCCTTTTAACAAGATATAATCCCAAAAGTCCCGTTAAAAATGAAATAACAAATCCAAATATCTGCTCTGTTGAAAAAGCTACATTGTGAAGTTCTAGTATCCCTGCACCAAACGTTACTGGAAGGCTCATTAAAAATGAATATTTTACAGCATCTTCTTTTTTCATTCCTAAAAAAAGCGCTGCAAAAAGCGTTGTTCCACTCCTTGAAATTCCAGGAAGTACTGAAAAAGCCTGAAATACTCCAACGATTAGTGCATCAAAATAAGGAATAGATTTAATTGTTTTTAGATTTTTATTCAGTTTATCTGAGAGAAGCATTAATATTCCTGTGATCGATAAAAAAATCCCGATCAGATAAGTTGATGAAAAAACTGATTCTATAAAATCTCCAAAAAATAATCCAACAAAAACTGCAGGAATTGTTGATAAAACAAGTTTTGATGCGAGGTTAATATACTCTTTATCTTTTTTTGAAATCCCGTTTATTATCTCAAAAACTTCAGATTTTACAAAAATTAAGACTGCCAGAAATGTTGCAAGGTGTAAAAATGCAAAATAACCTACATCAGGTGTGCTGTTAAAAATTGCAGTAAATATTGCGAGGTGTCCAGAACTTGAAATCGGTAAAAATTCGGTAAGTCCCTGAACTATTCCTAGAATTAATTCTTCCATTTTGTATGACCTGATTATTAGTTTGAGTTTCTAATAAATAGTAACTGTTCAATTAAATACTTTTTCTGTTACAAATAACTAAATACAAATACTTTAAATTAAATAATAAGTAGTTAATTACACGATTCATTTTGTTTTATTTGGTGATTTCATGATTATTACGGTAGCTTCTGGAAAAGGAGGAGTTGGAAAAACGACAACTTCTGCAAATTTGGCGGTTGCACTTTCCAAACTCGGCAAAAAAACTATTGTAATTGATGGCGATATTTCAATGGCTAATTTAGGGCTGATATTTGATTTTGAAAAAAACAGACCGTCCATTCATGAAGTTCTCGCAGAAGAGTGTTCAGTAAGAGATGCAATTTACAAACATAAAACCGGTGCATTTGTACTTCCCGCAAGCCTTTCAATTGCAGGTTATAAAAAATCTGACCTAGATTTATTCCCTGATGTTATAAATGAAATTGCTGATGAATACGATTACGTAATTATCGACGCTCCAGCAGGTTTGAATAAAGATATGGCAATTCACCTTGCAATTGCAGATAAAATCCTTCTTGTAGTAACTCCTGAGCTTTTTTCAATTGCGGATGCGATGAAAATTAAAGAAAGCAGCGAAATGGCAGGAACTAACGTAATGGGAATTGTTTTAAATAGAACTGGAAAAGATTTCGGTGAAATGGGGCCTGACGAAATTGAAATGATTTTGGAAGAAAAAATTGTTGGATTGATCCCCGAAGATGGAAATATTAGAAATGCGACCCTTAAAAAAATGGATGTAATCCAGTACAGTCCAAGAAGCCCCGCTTCAAAAGCATACACTGAACTTGCTCTAAAAGTTACAGGGTCATACGTTGACATGGATAAAATCGAAGAAATGTATAACGAAAGTTTCTTTGAAAAATTAAAAAGAAGCGTTTTTTCAAAATTTAAGAAATAATTACTCTTTTTTGAACTTTTAAAATATTAAAAAAATAGAAAATTAAAATTTTATTTTTTGCAACTTCCGCATTCAAATTTGCAAGACACGTCTGTTGGATATTCTCCGTTTAAACATGCTAAACAGAGGTCATCTCTTCCAATTGCTTCGACTAATCCTTCAACACTTAAATATGCAACAGAATCTGCACCAATCATTTCTGCTATTTCTTCATTGGTTTTTGAATTTGCAATTAATTCCTTTGTTGTAGCCATGTCTATTCCGTAAAAACATGGTGAAACAATTCTTGGTGACCCGATTCTCAGGTGAACTTCTTTTGCACCTGCTTTTTTAACCATTTTCATGATTTTTCCAGATGTAGTTCCCCTTACAATACTATCATCAATCAACATGACTTTTTTATCTTTTAAAAGGTGTTTTACGGGGTTTAACTTCAATCTTACTGCAAGATCCCTTTCTTCCTGTGTTGGAAGGATAAATGTTCTTCCAATGTATCTATTCTTAATTAAAGCTTCGTAGTAAGGAATTTCTGCTTCTTCAGTGTACCCTTGTGAAAAAATAATTCCCGAATCTGGAACTGGTGATACAATATCGACTTCTTCAGGAGTCTCCCTTGCTAAAATCTTTCCAATATTTCTTCTAACTGCATAAACGCTTATTCCATCGATTACTGAATCAGGCCTTGCAAAATAAACATATTCAAACATGCACGTTGATGCTTTTTCTTTTGCATTTGGTAATTTGTATGTGTTAATTCCATTTTTATTTACAACAACCATTTCTCCAGGGGCAACATCCCTTTCGAATTCAACGTCAACGATATCAAGAGCACAGCTTTCAGAACTGAAATAGTATGCGCCGTCATCTTTTCCAATACATAATGGCTTAAATCCGTTTGGATCCCTTAAAGCTATCAATGTGTCATCGTAGATGATTAAAAGAGAATAAGCACCATTTAATTTTTGCGTCACGTTTGTGATTGCAGAAATAATATCATCATTTTTTAAAAGTTCCCTAACTAAAAGTTGAGCAATAACTTCAGAATCGGTTGTAGAAACAAAAATATGTCCCTTTTTTTCGAGTTCGTGTTTTAATTCTTTTGAATTTACAATATCCCCATTGTGGGCAATTGCAATTTTTCCAAAAGTGCTGTTTACAACAAACGGCTGACAGTTGTCAATTATGTTTCCGCCAGTTGTGGAATACCTTACATGGCCTACCCCAATATGGCCGTACAAATTTTGTAATTCCTTGTTGGAAAATACTTCAGGAACCAATCCCAATCCCTTGTAGTGGCCTATTTCTTTGCCGTTTCCGACAGCAATTCCAGCACCTTCCTGCCCCCTGTGCTGAAGCGCGTAAAGACCATAGTAAACTTTTTTTACAATGTTACTTTTTTCATGAGAATAAATTCCAAAGATTCCACACATGATTATCACAGAATAAGATTGATAGAATAACTAAATTAAACTGATATATAAGTGTTACAAAAATTGAGTTTAAACGAGTGTTAAAAAAGTTAGTTTGGATTTTTATTTTAAGTAATAAAAAAGAAAGTGGGTATATTATTTTACTCTGTTTCCTTTTCCGGTAACTTTTTTCCATTGCCATGCAAATCTTTTGATTTTTGAGCTTTTACCAAATCCGCATGCTGCACATACTTTTTTTCTTACGTGGAATGATCTTCTTCCACATCTTCTGCATACAATATGGTTTGAACCTTTATTGTGTTTACCTTGGGATGGTGTTCCTTTTGTCATTTACTTCACCGTGTTTATCTTTATCCTTATTTGCTATGTCGAGATCACATAAAAAACTAACTGTCGAATCAAAGAAATTATAATGAAACGTAGAGTACGTTGTCTCCCCTTACGACTAACATAGGGAATTCTTTTTCTTCATCGTTTTCGATTTTAGCGTTTTCTAAAGCAACGTTCATGTGTAAATCGTATGCTTTTAATCTTCCTTTAACAACTTTACCATCTTTTAAGAAAACTGTTACGTTTGTATTGATTGACTTACCTAAAGCGTCTAATGGTCTTTGTGTATCCATCATATTCGCACCTCGCATAATAAAAAAACAACTGCTAATTCTAATTCGTAGAAATAAATAAATAGTTCTGATATATAATACTTTCCAAGTAAGTACGCCTTATTTGTCATATGGTGCTATATGGAGGTATAAACATGGCAATGACCCTAGCTGAAAAAATTTTGGCAAAAGCTTCAGGAAATACTCAGGTTTCACCTGGAGACATCGTTATGGCTAAAGTAGAAACCGCGATGGTTCATGATATCACTGGCCCACTTTCTGTAAATACCCTCAAGAAAGAAGGTATTTCAAAGGTTTGGGACAATGAAAAAATTGTGATTCCATTCGACCACCAGATACCTGCTGATAGCATCAACGCTGCTGAAAATCATATATTAATGAGAAACTTTGTAAAAGAACAAAATATCAAACACTTCTACGACATTAGAGAGGGAGTTTGCCACCAAGTATTGCCTGAAAAAGGCCACGTAGTTCCAGGAACCGTTGTTGTTGGGGCAGACAGCCACACCTGTACATACGGTGCATTTGGTGCATTTGCAACAGGTATTGGAAGCACCGACATGGCAGCAGTATTCGCAACCGGTGAACTCTGGTTTAAAGTTCCTGAAACACTCTATTTCAACATCAGTGGAGAATTAAAACCAGAAGTAATGTCTAAAGATGTAATATTGAGTATTATCGGAATGGTTGGAGCTGACGGTGCAACATACAAAGCTGCACAGTTTGCAGGAAACACAGTTGATAATATGACTATTGCATCAAGAATGTCAATGTCAAACATGGCTATTGAAATGGGCGGAAAAGCAGGTTTGATTGCTCCGGACGACAAAACAATTAATTATGTAAAAAATGCAATGGAAACCAACAACACCGCAAAACCATTCGAATTTATTCTTGGAGATAAAAATGCAGAATTTGAAGAAAAATTCGAAATTGAAGTAGATAACCTCGAACCTGTTATGGCATGCCCGCACAACGTGGATAATGTAAAAACAGTACGGGAAGTTGCAGGAACCCCTATTGACCAGGTATTCATTGGTTCATGTACAAACGGAAGAATCGAAGACTTGAGAGCTGCATTAAAAGTTATTGAAAAGCATGGTGGAATTTCAAAAGACATAAGAGTCGTTGTAACCCCTGCATCAAGAAGCGTAATGCTTGAAGCTATTGATGAAGGATTAATTAAAAAATTCTACCAGTACGGTTGCGTTGTAACAAATCCATCGTGTTCTGCATGCATGGGTGCATTATACGGACTTTTAGGTCCTGGAGAAGTTGGAATTGCAACATCAAACAGAAACTTCAGGGGAAGAGAAGGTTCCCTAGAATCAGACGTATACCTTGCATCACCAATAACTGCCGCGGCATGCGCAGTTAAAGGGGAAATTGTCGATCCAAGAGATCTGTAAATAAAATTAAAATATTATTTTTTTACTTTTTTAAATTTTAAAGTTAAAAGAAAAAAAGAATTTTTATTTAACGGTTAATTTTTTCAAAATATCAAATGAACTTAAAGTTCCAACAATTTTATCATTCTCAACAACAGGGTATGCGAAAACTTCGTTTTCTATCATTTCGGAGATTAATTCGTCAGATAGTTCCTCATCCGGATTTATTGTTTTGATTTCATCTAAAAAAAGCATTGCTTCTTCTGTTTTAACGTGTTTACATCCGGTAAGTAAATCTAAAGCCGTAACCCATCCAACAATCTCTTCATCTTCGATTACGGGCGCGTAAGTCTTTTTATTTTTATATAACGACTGGACTACTTCTCCCACAATGTCGCTTGGAGAAACTTTTAAAAAATTTTCGTTCATGACTTCCCTTACAATCATAAAACCACCTAAAACAGTAAAAAAAGATTTGATCATTATATAATATTATTTCTTAAAAGGTTCTTTTAAAACCATTAACCTGTCCGTACATGTAAAACATGGATCACAGCTTGCAATAATCAATTCTGCGTCACTTACGTGGTAACCTTTTACGATATCTTCCATTGCACCAAGATTAGTTGCAGTCGGGGTTCTGATTTTTGCCTGCCTTACAAGTCCTTCACCATCAAGTCCATATGAATAGTACTGTTCTCCCCTTTGAGCTTCGGTGTAACAGTTTATTGGCTTAAATTCGTGTAACTCGTAATTTGGATTGTATATTCTTTTATCAGCAGTATCTTTTAACGCATTTACTGCCTGTTTTATGATTTTAACACTTTCGAGGCATTCATAAAATCGAACAGCGAGTCTTGCAAACACATCCCCACTGTCAAATAATATTTCGTCAAAGTCGTATGGATCGTATTCTGGAACCCATCCCCACTTCCTCATATCTGATTTTACATTGCTTCCTCTTGCAGTAGGGCCCACTGCGTGGAATTTTGCCGCAGTTTTTCTATCCATGACACCAACATCTTTTACTCTTGAAATAATCATCGGGTCATTTAACATTCTTTCAATAAATTTATTCAAACCTTCCTCATATTTTGAAACTTTTTCAAGTATATGCGGAATTTGGGTATCTGAAATATTGCATCTTGGCCTGATTCCACCAATTATTGGGCATGAATAGTGAACTCTGCTTCCAGAGATTTCAAAAAATACCTGCATGATTGGTTCCCTTAACATGAAACATCTCATAGACATTGTTTCATGCCCCAATATTTCAAAAGCGTGTCCAAAAAGCAGTGTGTGTGAGTGAAGTCTCTCTAATTCTTCCACGATAATTCTTATGTGATTTGCACGTTCTGGAATTTCGATGTTACACCCGATTTCAGCAAGCCTTGCTGCACTCCAGAGGTGAATGTGTGAACAGATTCCACAAATTTTTTCACATAAGATACACGCTTTTTCAACGGGGAGTCCTTCCATTAATCTTTCTACGCCCCTGTGGTTAACACCAATAGTAAGTTCTGCATCTTTTACAATCTCATCTTCGATAAATAATCTCAATCTGTGGGGTTCAAGCATTGTAGAGTGCACTGGCCCGATTGCAATTTCTCCTTCGTACATGATTTTCCCTTCCATAAATAATTAAATGAATCCTGAACTTTTGATAAAATTAAAGTTAAAATTAAAAAATATCATTATCAATTATGATAATTAGTAAATGTTCATCTTCACTTATATTATTAATGATTATTTGTTTTGGGTATTACCTTCCTGTATAATAGTTGATCCAAATCTGCAAAGATATATCAAGTCTTAAAAATAAAAATTAAGTATACAGGAGGTGAAGTGAATGGTTTTAAAATCTACTGAATTTAATGCAGATTTTCCAAAACAGATCATTGAAGCTGGGGAATGGATATTTGGAAAGAATGCATCTTCTTTTCAAAAATGTTACCAGTGTGGAACCTGTACTGGTGCATGTCCAAGTGGAAGAATAACGCCACTTAGAACAAGAAAACTGATAAGAAGTGCTCTTGCAGGAATTGATAGTATTTTATCGGGTGATGACCTTTGGATGTGTACAACATGCTATGAATGTTACGAAAAATGTCCGAGGGAAGTAAAAATAACAGATATTATCAAAATTATAAGAAATATTGCTGCTGAAAAAGGTTATATTGCAGAACCTCACAGGAAAACCAGTTTACTTGTTTTTAAAACTGGCCACGCTGTTCCAGTTAACGATGAAATTAAAAAAGCAAGGTTGGCGATAGGTTTAACCGAAATACCCCCAACTACACACAAATACCCTGAAGCTCTGGAAATCGTAAGAGATATCATGGATGACCTTAATTTCTGCAAAAAAGTTGGAATTTGCAGGGAAACTATGGACTTGGAACCACTAAACGTTCAAAAATCTGGGGAATAGGGGTGAATTAAAATGAGTGAAACCGATTTTGAATACATGTTTTTTTTAGGATGTATTGCGCCAAATAGGTATCCGGGAATAGAAAGTGCAACATACAAAGCACTTGACAAACTTGGAATGAAGCTACATCCATTTGAACAGGCTTCTTGCTGTCCTGCACCAGGAGTATTTGGTTCTTTTGACCTTATGACCTGGCTTACAATTGCTGCAAGAAACATTGTAATGGCAGAACAGGCTGATTTGGACATTTTAACAATATGTAATGGTTGCTATGGATCATTGTTTGAAGCAAATCACATTTTGCACGACAATGAAAGCGCAAGAAATAAGGTAAATGAAGTTCTCTCAAAGCACGGTCTTGAGTTTACTGGAAAATCAAAAGTACGGCATTTGACAGAAGTCCTCTATTTCGATTATGGGCCTGAAAAAATTGCCGAAAGAGTGGAAAGGCCACTTGATTTAAATATCGCAGTTCACTATGGATGCCACTACTTAAAGCCGACCGATGTAAAACATATTGAAAGTTCAGAAGTTCCAAGATCCCTTGACGGGCTTGTTGAAGCAATT
Proteins encoded:
- a CDS encoding undecaprenyl-diphosphate phosphatase yields the protein MEELILGIVQGLTEFLPISSSGHLAIFTAIFNSTPDVGYFAFLHLATFLAVLIFVKSEVFEIINGISKKDKEYINLASKLVLSTIPAVFVGLFFGDFIESVFSSTYLIGIFLSITGILMLLSDKLNKNLKTIKSIPYFDALIVGVFQAFSVLPGISRSGTTLFAALFLGMKKEDAVKYSFLMSLPVTFGAGILELHNVAFSTEQIFGFVISFLTGLLGLYLVKRMVIGGKLKIFGYYCFLASFFVLTFL
- a CDS encoding 3-isopropylmalate dehydratase large subunit — translated: MAMTLAEKILAKASGNTQVSPGDIVMAKVETAMVHDITGPLSVNTLKKEGISKVWDNEKIVIPFDHQIPADSINAAENHILMRNFVKEQNIKHFYDIREGVCHQVLPEKGHVVPGTVVVGADSHTCTYGAFGAFATGIGSTDMAAVFATGELWFKVPETLYFNISGELKPEVMSKDVILSIIGMVGADGATYKAAQFAGNTVDNMTIASRMSMSNMAIEMGGKAGLIAPDDKTINYVKNAMETNNTAKPFEFILGDKNAEFEEKFEIEVDNLEPVMACPHNVDNVKTVREVAGTPIDQVFIGSCTNGRIEDLRAALKVIEKHGGISKDIRVVVTPASRSVMLEAIDEGLIKKFYQYGCVVTNPSCSACMGALYGLLGPGEVGIATSNRNFRGREGSLESDVYLASPITAAACAVKGEIVDPRDL
- the thiE gene encoding thiamine phosphate synthase, giving the protein MKFKDKLKFYVITDNNYSNEVVSVEEALKGGASSIQLRMKNSTTREMIEVGNELRKLTLEYDALFFVNDRLDVAQVVNADGIHVGIDDMPVSKIKEIAPNLIIGASAYNMEEMKTAESEGADYLGVGAVYSTNTKLDARNLGIDGLKSISKLSKLPIVAIGGINHSNVQNVLECGVSGVAVVSAIVGAENILKSAENMNELIKKYIK
- a CDS encoding LSm family protein; the encoded protein is MMDTQRPLDALGKSINTNVTVFLKDGKVVKGRLKAYDLHMNVALENAKIENDEEKEFPMLVVRGDNVLYVSL
- a CDS encoding ATP-dependent helicase, producing MKNDGEILDLFEPAVKKWWVNKFEAYKSINNGYFTPPQRLAIPKIHFGRNTLICSPTGSGKTLSSFIAIINELFRIEKEEGLQNSIYCLYISPLKSLANDIHVNLDEPLSEVKEILKEEGSEITGIRHAIRHGDTSNYEKSKMLKNTPHILNTTPETLAIILNSPKFKEKLKTVRWVIIDEIHALADNKRGVHLSISLERLRELTNQEFLRIGCSATVEPLEMVAEYLGGYYDDGYNRPVEIVDTRFVRGYDLKLLCPVEDLINRTPKEISEKLYEKLDRLIQTHENTLIFTNTRGGAERVLYNLRKRYPGKYDETNSGCHHGSLSKEKRHELEEKLKTGSLKFATTSSSLELGIDMPYIDLVVQIGSPKSVKTMLQRIGRAGHGIGKVAKGRIIALDRDELLECAVMLKKAMDGFIDKVHIPKGPLDVLIQHIYGIAINGYIELERVKNIIRRSYNYHEITDEEFDILLNYLTASYAGMDEKRIYSKIWYDPDTKMIGKTGKTARAIYYMNIGTIPDDFSCDVYLRGTTVWVGKLDEQYLDRLEKGDVFTLGGEHLKFQYRRGSKVYVDKTSERPNIPSWYSERLPLSYDLGRNILLFKKEAVSKYNAGRLLDLLSEYPLDSNATKSLYGLFNQQILYKGNDSVSTLNKMVVEGHIFDKKMHYYFHSNYGRKFNDGFSRAVAYALSKQYKLGVLVSISDNGFSLEFAKNQRIDIESVVKSLTPENIKDILKQALDGTNLLKRMFRINATRSLMILRNYIGHKKSAKKQQVSADLLINYAKSLDRFAPLEETLREIIEDSLELDNIREVLGEIRSGKLKINIIDVPIPTPMSFGIATLNASDSVLAENKNQLLKDFHQMVIKMIEYEKGISLED
- a CDS encoding metallophosphoesterase, with product MNINGHEIQFKDNAVFLEETKTLIIADVHVGMEEFIRRTGVLFPLNEKKELLKRIKNLIIEFKPEKLVFLGDFLHHFQKVPYKVYETVRELNSLLKNHEIIVIRGNHDIMLEYILKENTNFKILDYLFEDKILMVHGDKKFDVDFKFNLLIMGHEHPVLEINKQRFPSYLEIVQNDFEILVAPAFSNIASGVKINELESNFMSPYLKKVKKEEIFPIVIGEEVLKFPDLSILEKFL
- the minD gene encoding cell division ATPase MinD; the encoded protein is MIITVASGKGGVGKTTTSANLAVALSKLGKKTIVIDGDISMANLGLIFDFEKNRPSIHEVLAEECSVRDAIYKHKTGAFVLPASLSIAGYKKSDLDLFPDVINEIADEYDYVIIDAPAGLNKDMAIHLAIADKILLVVTPELFSIADAMKIKESSEMAGTNVMGIVLNRTGKDFGEMGPDEIEMILEEKIVGLIPEDGNIRNATLKKMDVIQYSPRSPASKAYTELALKVTGSYVDMDKIEEMYNESFFEKLKRSVFSKFKK
- a CDS encoding 50S ribosomal protein L37e yields the protein MTKGTPSQGKHNKGSNHIVCRRCGRRSFHVRKKVCAACGFGKSSKIKRFAWQWKKVTGKGNRVK
- the purF gene encoding amidophosphoribosyltransferase; this translates as MCGIFGIYSHEKSNIVKKVYYGLYALQHRGQEGAGIAVGNGKEIGHYKGLGLVPEVFSNKELQNLYGHIGVGHVRYSTTGGNIIDNCQPFVVNSTFGKIAIAHNGDIVNSKELKHELEKKGHIFVSTTDSEVIAQLLVRELLKNDDIISAITNVTQKLNGAYSLLIIYDDTLIALRDPNGFKPLCIGKDDGAYYFSSESCALDIVDVEFERDVAPGEMVVVNKNGINTYKLPNAKEKASTCMFEYVYFARPDSVIDGISVYAVRRNIGKILARETPEEVDIVSPVPDSGIIFSQGYTEEAEIPYYEALIKNRYIGRTFILPTQEERDLAVRLKLNPVKHLLKDKKVMLIDDSIVRGTTSGKIMKMVKKAGAKEVHLRIGSPRIVSPCFYGIDMATTKELIANSKTNEEIAEMIGADSVAYLSVEGLVEAIGRDDLCLACLNGEYPTDVSCKFECGSCKK
- a CDS encoding 4Fe-4S binding protein; protein product: MTVEIIVDKEKCTGCGKCYNKCPKGPRIYKQDQDGKYYAFDVSDCHNCKICVAACPVGAIQVNLKKRIIEKQINKLKEKFH